The sequence AATAATGTGGTCTTGGCTAACCTGGCTGATCTTGACTGAATTGGGCTAAGAAGGACTCATGCAAGCAGCTCTGCTAGCAGATCAGAAGGCAACCCCTCTTGGCACAGGCAGTGCCCTTTTCAGCCAGGATAGACGGATCTGAAGGAGGATCCAGCAAAAAGTCTGGTGCCCGACCTGTGACTGCAGGCACTATAAGCAGCATGAGATGTTAAGCTTATTTCTATTACAATTTGGCAATGGAGGAAGATTATTAAGAACCACAAACTTACACAGGTCAAAGCTGCAGATGAAATAGGTCATTCTCAGTCTGTGGTGGTTATTGTCTCTCACGGCACACCAAAGCTCTTGCAGACCTTCTTCATACATTATATGAAAGGCAGAAATGTTTGTCCCTTTTCCAGATGACACTCCTGTAGCCACAGCCAAGAACATGCCTGGGGACAGTGCAGACCTGTTTGGGGATGGTGGGACTGAAGATGGGAGTGCTACTAACGGACGGCTCTGGAGGACTGTCATCATTGGAGAGCAGGAGCACCGCATCGACCTCCAGATGATCAAGCCCTACATGAGAGTGGTGACACACGGAGgtgagggagagggaggccTAATCCTGGCTTGATGGATTTCTTTCAGTCCATCTTTGTCAAGCTGGAGGGGATGCCATGACTGATTATTTTGACTGTCTTTAGGGAAAAATTGCTATTCGTTTTGTACCACTATGTGGCAGACAAGCACAAAAGCATCCAGCTCATGCTTAAAAAACCATACAGCCGCTGTAGCAGTCTTTCAATAAACCAAAGCAGCGAAAAAGCTGCCTCTGAGCAAGACTGAATATACTGCAACCCTCAGccctgggtgcaggcagcattGCCAGCAATGAAGGGACTGCAGGTGCTTAATCCCTCTGTAACTCAGTGCGTGAGCTGTCTCTGGAGGCGCAGCTAAAGGCCATTACGTCCACAGTTAGTGACCATTTCTGAAAGCTGAGCAAAGCCAAGCAGTGACCCAGGGCAAAGCTCTCAGCTCTGTGCTTTGACACGCACAAATTCCTTCCCTGAACCCCACACACATGTTACAGCTAAAACCAGGATCAGAGGCAAATCTAGCTGTGAAAGAGGTCCGTAAGAGGGACAAACACCTAGAGCTGAACAGAGGCATAAAAAACAGCCCGGGCCCAAATTTGGTAATACATCTTCGCTGCTCTTTTTCCTTCAACTCTTGCGTCTCCCCCTGGAAAGAGTCACTGATGCTGCCTGTGTCTTTCTTTCCCAGGCTACTATGGAGAAGGTCTCAATGCCATCATTGTCTTTGCTGCCTGCTATCTCCCGGACAGTAACCTGGCTGATTACCACTACATCATGGAGAATCTATTCCTGTAAGTGGCTGGTCAAGGTCTATGAGGGAGACGGGGGCAAGGAAGGTCACTCAGGCTCTGGGGAAACAGTTTCCATGTATTCATTGCATCAAGAACCTCAGCTGGAAATAGTTTGAATCCAGGCCAAATGTACCCAGTGTGCAGCTGCAGACTGGAGTGAGCATCACTGGGTGACACACTGCCCACAGCATTTGCATCCAAGTCCAGTAAGTCAAAGCATTCAAACATTCAGTGTTAATTATGCCAGTGATGGACTCACAACCAGGCTAGAGCATATGTATACAATGCTGAACAGCTGGTAGATGCTACTGCTAGGCAGAGGAATGGCGCAGGGATGTCCATCAGCGTATGCTCTATGTTAACAAGCACAGGCAATCCCTGAGAAATACCCCTAGGCATCCTGCAGAGGTGCCAGGAGAATCTGAAACCTATTCCAAAGACTACAAAAAAAGGGTCTACAGGCCTTCTGGGATGACACACAGGCACTTGAAGAAACCTCAAGGGACCTTTTTTGAGTCTCATGTCTGCATTGCCTCAAGGGACCTTTTTTGAGTCTCATGTCTGCATTGCTCTTGATCACCACCCAACAGATACGTGATCAGTAgtctggagctgctggtggcTGAGGACTATATGATTGTGTACCTAAACGGAGCAACACCCCGGAGGAGGATGCCAGGCCTTGGCTGGCTGAAGAAATGTTATCAGATGATAGACAGAAGGTAAGAATCCTTTTGGTGTTGTGTCTTCATTCTTCCCAGTCTTCTTCCCACATCTCTTCCAGTGCTTCCTTGCAGCCTTCCCAgccacctctccttcctcactccccAAATTCTGTAATTCCTTCCTCTGTCACAGCTTTCTGACTTATTGCAGGTTCTCTTCAtcacctcttctccctccttccctcacaAACACCTTCACAGAGATCAGGCTAATACAGCACCCAAGCAAAGCAGGGCTCCTACAGCCTGCTAGGTCTGAGCTTAAATAGGGTTCCTAAGGCCATGGGCAGGGCTTTAGTCTGGAGACACCCAGCTGAGGCTGGTGAGCATCATAACATTATTAGTGCCCTGACACATTACAGGGGAGTTTAAGAAAAGGTACTTTGAATCTGACTTTCTGTCCCATGGCTTTTCTACAGGCTGCGTAAAAACCTCAAAGCATTGATAATTGTGCACCCTTCATGGTTCATCCGGACAGTGCTGGCTATATCCAGGCCCTTCATCAGGTAAATataacatgttcccaaacttGGCTGGTTTTGGAGTGGAAGTTTAATCTCATGAAACAGATCTTAAGCTCACCTTTAACTAGGAGCAACCAAGGTGAGACTGTTCATCATTTGTCCTACATCTCTCTGATACTTCCAAGAACAACTCTAGAGGTGGTTTTAGGAGATGCTGTGATGGTTTGGATCCAGATAAAGTTTGTCCCAGTGGGCAGCACATAAAGACTTACTGGGAAGTGCAGGAATGGTAGTCCTTTTTCCCTCCTACAGATATTGAAAGGCAGGGGTCAAAGCAAAGTGAGGCACAGCAATGTGCCATCTCACCACAATTTTTAGTCATCAGCCTATTAGCACTGGGAGGAGATGGGTACACTCAGACTACAGAGGATACAGAGATGCAGAAATTCCCACTTCCATCAGGAAAATTCTGACTTCCTATGGAGAGAACATCAAAACAAGACCTCAAGCACacactctttctctctctgccagTGTGAAGTTTATCAATAAGATCCAGTATGTTCACAGCCTGGAGGAACTGGAGCAACTTATCCCAATGGAGCATGTACAGATTCCAGACTGCGTCTTACAGTGAGTATTGGAGGGACCCTGGGGCGCACATAGCTCTGCAGAGGTGCAGGACAAAAATCCTATGTAGCAGGATATCATGTTGAGTCAAAACTCATGTACTGGAAATGCAAAGCCTGGGGCAAACCTTATCTTACTCATATACTGGTGCGAAGCAAGAGCCTGCATACCGTGCTAGTTTGCAGTTTCTGTCACCTTCAGGACAAACATTGCATTTTACTAAAAGTGAACAGTCCTGACTGGGTAACATTTAAAGAATGTTTCCTGTTTGTTGCAGATACGAAGAAGAGAGGATCAAGGccagaaaagaaaggtaaaattaATTGCAGGGGGTGGGGTGTTCATTTTCTTGGGATGTTGttgctttctctcttcattGTGTTATAACCAGTCAATTCTGTGTTCCTCCTACCCTGATATCTCACATAGCCTACACTTATTTTCCACTGATTTTCtcaaaataagcaaaagctgcaggagggaggaaaagcttGATTAAAAAGTTATTCATCCATAGAACTGTTCCGTTTAACCCCACGAGTGCACACATCCTGAACACACACTGTATGTGCTAGCAAAGGTCATCAGAAATCACTCTATGTATAAAAATGGCACATTTTCCCCATATGGACCATGCAAACTGGTCCTTAAAGTCAGAGCTAGtgcttattttaaaagccaCTTCATTCTGCTAGAGTGGCATAAAGAGGACCATTAGTTTACAGTTtgtgttgtttcattttctagACTCGTTCTATCTCCAGTGATTTAGGTTAGAAGTAAGTGCTGGCCATAAATAGTGATAAGTTGGCTCcagtaaaagcaaaaagcaatcATGGACAGAGGAAAGACCAGGTGGGTCAGCACAAGAGCAGTGTGCTATAATAACACCTCCTCATGCTGGTGAACTGGATGGGAGATGCCAGTTTGGGAGGATTCAGTTCAGTAGCTGCTGAAAAGTGAGTCGTCCAGCCCAAATTAGTCAGCTACCACCTCCTAGGGCCAAGAGAGGCATCCTGAGAGCATTAGGATTATCAAGGCTATATATCACAGGGACAAGAAGCTAATAATCATTTCTCTGTCTGAGGTCCAGCTCTCTCCCTAGAAAGGCCTTAGATACTCTACTCTTTCACACTGCTTGCCTCTAGATGATAGATTTCAAATGTGATTTGTGTTTACAGGGCAGAAGAGAAACAAGACATGGCTGAGAAGGAAAGGTAActactctttttttatttatccttCACTTACAAAATAGCTTAAACAGTCTTTGATGAGGAGAATGACCCTATTACTTGGTACCATCCCCTGGGGAGCCAGGCTCTGCACTCTCAGGAGACGTTTGGACCCAACAGGACATTTCTAAAGTGTCTGGGAACTGATAAAGCCTCTCCTCTCCCTAACAGCACCCTGTGCCATCACTTTTGTGATGTTATTGACCTTCACCTATGCAAATGGATTCCTGACGCTGCTTTTTACCTCTGTAAAGCTAGCGAACCTGTTTGGTCATGGACCAGAGCCAGAGACGCCGGGGAATGTTCTCCTGACATTCAGTTGTAGTATTTGCACGATGGTGCAATGCAGAGGGCCAAATACTGCTGTCAGGCACATCTTGGGTGTGCGTAAAAGCAAGATATGAGGCTGTAACATTAGATGGGAAGGAAAATTCTAGGGAGTTTTGGAAGACAGTGTCAAAATCCTATGCCAGGATAGTTTGGCCTGGTTTTGGCCCTGTTTCAGAGTGATATAGCCTCTCTTTTATTCTATCTAACTAGCTCCTGAGGGGGAACAGTGCatatttctgctgttcttttccCAGAGAAAAAGGAGCTTTGATCAAAATTGCCAAGGTCAATTGGATGAGTCTGAATTGTTCTGAGAAACAAATGGGACCTCAGGGCCAAAAAAGAGGGTGATTAGTTTGTGGTAGAGATTCACTTACTGTTTTGTTGGTTCTCTTCCAAGCAGGCCTGTGCCCCCAGCAGAGGATCAAGAAACCAGGTTTGATTTGTACCTCACTCTTTTGTTTGTCTCTCTCTACGTGATAGATTTTATTGCGTTCGTAATCCACTAACAGAAAAGGCAAGATGGGGTTAGACCCAGAACCTCTTTAGCCCAGTGCCACTCACCCGGCACAAAAGAGGCGTCAGCcactttgca comes from Haliaeetus albicilla chromosome 8, bHalAlb1.1, whole genome shotgun sequence and encodes:
- the ATCAY gene encoding caytaxin isoform X1 yields the protein MGTTEATLRMENVDVKEEWQDEDFPRPLPEETGMESLGSPTEDENTSSPPNTLNFNGAHRKRKTLVAPEINISLDQSEGSILSDDFLDTPDDLDINVDDIETPDETDSLEFLGNGNELEWEDDTPVATAKNMPGDSADLFGDGGTEDGSATNGRLWRTVIIGEQEHRIDLQMIKPYMRVVTHGGYYGEGLNAIIVFAACYLPDSNLADYHYIMENLFLYVISSLELLVAEDYMIVYLNGATPRRRMPGLGWLKKCYQMIDRRLRKNLKALIIVHPSWFIRTVLAISRPFISVKFINKIQYVHSLEELEQLIPMEHVQIPDCVLQYEEERIKARKERAEEKQDMAEKESRPVPPAEDQETSMS
- the ATCAY gene encoding caytaxin isoform X2 is translated as MGTTEATLRMENVDVKEEWQDEDFPRPLPEETGMESLGSPTEDENTSSPPNTLNFNGAHRKRKTLVAPEINISLDQSEGSILSDDFLDTPDDLDINVDDIETPDETDSLEFLGNGNELEWEDDTPVATAKNMPGDSADLFGDGGTEDGSATNGRLWRTVIIGEQEHRIDLQMIKPYMRVVTHGGYYGEGLNAIIVFAACYLPDSNLADYHYIMENLFLYVISSLELLVAEDYMIVYLNGATPRRRMPGLGWLKKCYQMIDRRLRKNLKALIIVHPSWFIRTVLAISRPFISVKFINKIQYVHSLEELEQLIPMEHVQIPDCVLQYEEERIKARKERAEEKQDMAEKERPVPPAEDQETSMS
- the ATCAY gene encoding caytaxin isoform X3, which encodes MESLGSPTEDENTSSPPNTLNFNGAHRKRKTLVAPEINISLDQSEGSILSDDFLDTPDDLDINVDDIETPDETDSLEFLGNGNELEWEDDTPVATAKNMPGDSADLFGDGGTEDGSATNGRLWRTVIIGEQEHRIDLQMIKPYMRVVTHGGYYGEGLNAIIVFAACYLPDSNLADYHYIMENLFLYVISSLELLVAEDYMIVYLNGATPRRRMPGLGWLKKCYQMIDRRLRKNLKALIIVHPSWFIRTVLAISRPFISVKFINKIQYVHSLEELEQLIPMEHVQIPDCVLQYEEERIKARKERAEEKQDMAEKESRPVPPAEDQETSMS